The following proteins are encoded in a genomic region of Periophthalmus magnuspinnatus isolate fPerMag1 chromosome 21, fPerMag1.2.pri, whole genome shotgun sequence:
- the LOC117389831 gene encoding ras-related protein Rab-17-like translates to MSQNAAGEAQRSSQTLRVKMVLLGGSGVGKSSLATRFVKGEFKDNEPTVGCAYQTHEVSVNGTRLRFEIWDTAGQEKYHSVTPLYYRGAHAALVVYDISKRESFLRAQFWLKELEQQYIPGSTVVWLVGNKADLAHNRQVSVQEAQSLAEDRGLGFMETSALSGDHVHQLLVTVAYRVHELTWDQRSLSAWDEYHKVDVQNTGFFSSLPSCCNIAS, encoded by the exons ATGTCCCAGAATGCAGCAGGAGAAGCACAGAGGAGTTCCCAGACTTTGAGGGTGAAGATGGTTCTTTTGGGAGGATCTGGAGTGGGAAAGTCCAGTCTGGCCACGCGTTTCGTCAAAGGAGAGTTTAAGGACAATGAACCCACTGTGGGCT GTGCGTACCAGACTCATGAGGTGAGTGTGAACGGGACCCGTCTGCGCTTTGAGATCTGGGACACGGCGGGACAAGAGAAGTACCACAGCGTCACGCCTTTGTACTACAGAGGGGCACATGCTGCTCTGGTGGTGTACGACATCAGCAAGAGG GAGAGCTTCTTGCGTGCCCAGTTTTGGCTGAAGGAGCTGGAGCAACAGTACATCCCCGGCTCCACTGTGGTCTGGCTCGTGGGCAACAAAGCAGATCTGGCTCACAACAGACAAGTCTCAGTTCAG GAGGCTCAGAGTCTGGCTGAGGACAGAGGTCTGGGCTTCATGGAAACATCTGCTCTGTCAGGAGACCATGTCCACCAGCTGCTGGTCACTGTGG CGTACCGCGTCCACGAACTGACCTGGGACCAGCGGAGTCTGTCTGCGTGGGACGAGTATCACAAAGTGGACGTCCAAAACACGGGCTTCTTCAGCTCTTTGCCGTCCTGCTGCAACATCGCGTCATGA